The genomic interval GCATTTCGCCAATCAGATAGCCCAAGTCGGCACGGTGATTCACATAAGGAAGCAAAGCAGCATATTTATCGTGCATAGCTTTCCAGTTCACCCCGTGCATGTTCGGATCATAGAAAAAGTCGCGCATCTGCCTCCAACTTTCATTGAAAATCTGGCTCCACTCCTCGCGCTTGTTCACCGTTGTCTTCATTTCGGAGAGATTGACCGCGTCTTTCAATTCAAATTTGGCGGATGGAACATCCATCACATAATAAGAATTGGCTTTCTTAATAAGAATCTTCTTTCGGTTGGCGCTGATTTCAAAACCATTTGCCTCACCCAGAACAGTTTCTTTCTTATCTTTCAAATCAAACAAGCAAAGATTGGCTTTGCCCTGTCCTTGCACACTTTTCATATAATAAACCTTCCCTTCTAAGGCTGTAACACCATAATAGCTGGCGGCATCTACATTCAGGGCTAGCAGACGAGAAATGATGTTATCGGCATCTACTTTTACCAGTTTAAGAGAATCAGATTTTTCTCCTTTGCCTTTGTTTGCTGTTTTGGAAGAGTCCTTAGTATCGGCGGTGTCTTTACCAACTGCAACCTCATCGTTCACCGGGGCAAAGGGATTCGCTGTTTCTTTGGAAAGAGGAATGAGATAGACTTTCGACATATTCAAATAGGCAATCTCAAAATCGGTATTAGAAAAGGTCGGATTAAAATCGCGATTAGAAACTAAGTATAGGTATTTGCCGTCAGCACTAAAAGTTCCGTTGCCGGAATCATACCAACCATCGGTGACAGGTATCTTCTTTCCGTCGCCGAGATTATAGATATAAATAATGCCTTTGGAATCTCTTTCGGGACGAGAGTAAACCACCCAACGACTATCAGGACTCCAGTCATAATCATTAAACTCCCAAACACCAGAATGATCAATCTCTGTAATTTTCTTAGTAGCTACCTCCACATACTGCAGACGCATCTTTTTATCTGCCCACATAATTTTCTTACTGTCCGGACTCCAAGAGATGGCATATTTATATACATCCCCGTTGTTCGTCAGGCGAACAGGTTGGCTTTGACCATCGGGAACCTGAATATAAATTTCATCCTCACCAGACTGATCGCTGATATACGCCACATGCTTTCCATTAGGAGACCATATAGCGTTGCGCTCGTGCGAACCACTGCTACGGGAAAGATTGCGGGTGAGGCCTTTTTCTGCCGGAACCGTAAATACTTCTCCGCGAGCTACAAATACCATCCGGTTGCCATCAGAACCCAGAGAAGCAGACTCAATATTCTTTGAAGCATCTACCAACTCTGAACGGCTGTAGATTTCGTCTGATTTTATTTGCACCGGTATTGGGGAAACCTTTTCCGAAGGCAAATCCATCACGAATAGTTGTCCGCCCTTTTCAAAAACAATGGCCTGGTTGCCTAAAGAAGGAAACTTGATGTCGAAATCAGTATAGTTCGTCACCTTTTTTACCTGCTTGCTGGCAAGGTCGTAACAGAAAAGATTCATCGTTCTGTCGCGGTCAGACAGAAAATAGATTTTGCCTTCAAACCACATGGGCTGAATATCCTGAGCGGGATTGTTAGTGATGTTCTCTACCTTCTTAGTGTCGAAATCATAGATCCATATATCATCGGCCATTCCGCCTTTATAATACTTCCAAGTGCGGAACTCACGGAAAATACGGTTATAAGCCAGTTTCTTTTTATCTGGAGAATAGGAACAAAAACCGCCAGCAGGCAGAGGCAACTCTTCACTCAAACCTCCATTTACATTGGCTACAAACAACTGGCCGGTGAAATCGTTGAACGATTGCTTGCGGCTGCGGTAAACAATATGCTCGTTATCGCGCCAAGCCATCACAATGTTGTTAGGCCCCATACGATCCGAAACATCATCTCGGCCCAAGGTGGCAGTATAGGTCAGCCTTTTAGGAACACCCCCTTCGGCAGGAATAAGACAAACTTCTGTATTTCCGTCATATTGGCCCGTGAAAGCTACGTTCTTTCCATCAGGTGAGAATTTAGAAAAGACATTATAACCTATGTTGGAAGTCAACTTGCGGGCAATGCCACCACTTTTATCCACTGAATATAAATCACCGGCGTAAGTAAAGACCACCAGGTTATCATGAATGGTTGGGAAACGCATCATTTTGGCTTCCTGAGCTTGGCTAAAGGCAGCAATAAATAATGCCGCGAGGAGTAAAATCTGTTTTTTCATGGCGCCAAAAGTAATTAGCTCCGCGAATCATCCTAAAATCAAAAAGTTAAGAGTTTCATAAAAAAGGAATTTGCGATACTTTCCAACTTGGTTCCCAAATGTTCAGAAAACAATCCACTTAAGACCAAAGCGTGAATATCTGGCTTGAATGACAAAATAATTGTTTACTTTTGTACTATTAGAAACCAAATATAAAAACTATGAAAAAGATAATTTTTACTCTTCTTTCTGTGGGTCTGTTCTTTGCCAATGCCGATGCGCAGTATTGTGGCAACTCCGGTGCGAGTGTCTGTGACTCAGTGGTGTTGACTTTACCCGGGTTCAGCCCTTCTAGGGACAGTTTGCCGCCGTTAGTTAACGGCTTAGATTCCCCGACCATTCTCTATTTTAAAAATTATGACAAAGTTGCCAACGGAGCTATCACGGTCAGCAGTCTTCGTATTGATACCATTGATAATCTTCCTTCGGGGGTATGTTGGTCTTCCAACTTATCTAACAACACATTTGCCAATCAGCAGAATGGATGTATCAAGTTATCAGGGATTGCATGCGCCCCTCCGGGACAGTATAAACTTAGAATTATCATCACCTTAAATGGCGCATTGACTGTGGATGCAGAAAGTCAAGGTCTAAAATATTTTCTTCGGGTGAAGAATGACGGAGATGCCGACATTGCAGTAGATACGCTTCAAGGAGCTTTCTTTGCTTATGGTGGAGGGCCTACCGGTTGCAATACGGCTATCAACGAACCAACGAGCTCTATCACCACTCTTCGTGTAACTCCCAATCCAATGAACACCAAAACGCAGGTCAACTTTTTTTCAGTTAAATCAGGCGTGATGACTGAACGGATGACTAATATGTTAGGAAGTGAAGTTTACAGAAAGCAGATTGATGTGAAGACCGGAAATAACGTTTCTCAAATCAACCGAAATGATCTCTCCCCGGGTATTTACTTCTACTCCATCGGCGATGGCAAAACCAATATAACTAAGCGGATCGTTATTTCTGAATAGGCTTATCAACACAAATTCTTTTAAAAGTCTTTCCTCTGGGAAAGACTTTTTTATTTTTACGTCACTAAACCTAAAAACCATTATGAAAAAAACTTACTCTTCTCTCCTAATGTTATTATCTCTTCTTGTTTGTGGATCTCTTTCGGCTCAATACTGCGGCAGTTCATCGTCGGCAGAATGTACCCCAGCAGGAACCATGACTCAGTCTGGCTTTATGCACCCAGATTCTTTAGCATGTGTTGTTCAAGGACAGGCTTATGATGAATCTATTCAATTTAAAATGTATGATCTGTTCGACGTTGTCGGAAGCCAAGCGCAGGTAGATAGTATTGAGTTTTTGAAGTTAGACAGCCTGCCATGCGGGCTTTGCTGGAGCACTAACAAATCGAACAACCGATTCAGCGCAAACGAATTTGGATGTATCCGTATTAAAGGAACCTCTAACGATGCTGCCGGGCAGTATAAATTCAATATCAATCTCAAGGCATGGATTAATAATACGCCTACTGGAATTCCTGTTGCTGCCAATATGGTAGATGATGCGGGGATAAAATTGTTTATCCGCGTAAAAACGCCTGCCGGTGCCTGCAACCCAGTAGATACTTCTTCGAGTGCGCACAACCTGAGTACTAATCCCACCAACTGCGCAACCGGAGTCAATAACCTATCTGAAACGATTTCTTCTATCACCTTGGTTCCCAACCCGGTCAACAGTAAATCTGTTCTTTCTTTTACCAGCCTCAAAGGTGGAAATTATACTTTGCGCATCACAGACCTGACCGGAAAAATCATGAGCCAAAGAGCTATTGAAACCAATGCAGGTTCACACCAAGAAACTATTCTCAGAAATGGACTTCCCGCAGGAATCTATTTTCTTTCTCTGTCTGACGGCACCAGCTCTGTCACAAAAAGATTTGCTGTAGCCGAATAAGATCCTCCTTATCTCATGCAAAAAAGAAAAGCCGCTTCGAAGGAAGCGGCTTTTCTTTTTATGACCGTGCCTTTATTTCTTCAGCTTAATAAAATCATCTCCCAGTTCTATTCTTCCTTCTTTATATAGCATCCCAACCGCTTTCTTATATACCTTCTTGCTCATGCCCAACTGCCGGTGAATCTCTTCAGGAGTTGAATTGTCGCTAAGCGATAGTATTCCCTTTTGTTCTTGTAATTTTTGGAGAAGAATATCTTTCACCTCTTTGGCCGCTACGATACCTTGTTTCTGCAAAGCCACATCAATCTTTCCATCCTCACGAATCTTTTTAACAAAGCCTTTGATGTGCGTCCCTTTTACGATAGGGTGGAAAATTTCATTCTTAAATAAGATGCCCCAGTGCATTTGGTTTACAATTACGCGAATGCCAATTTCATTTTCATAAGTAATCAGCAAATCCACCTCTTGATTTGGCAGCAAATCTACCTCACGGTTTTTGATAAACTTATTCATGTTGGTGGTGGCCGCAACCCGCTTGGAGGCAAAATCAAAATAAACGTAGACCAAATAGTGCCGGCCCTGCTCTACCTCTTCAGCCTGTTCGCGGAAAGGGAGGAATAAATCTTTATCAAGACCCCAATCGAGAAAGGCCCCCACATTATTCACCTCTTTCACGAGCAAGTAAGCTGCTTCGCCAGCAATGGCCAAAGGGGTTTGAGTGGTAGCCACTGGCCTATCTTCCGAATCTTTATAAACAAAAACTTTTAGTTCTTTGCCCTCCTTCATGTCGGGAGTTATGAACTTGTTGGGTAAAAGAACTTCTTCCAGAAGCCCCTCTCCTGCTGTTTCTGCCAGATAAAATCCATTATCTGTTTTCCGCGAAATTTGTAATACCTGATATTTTCCGAAATGTAACATACGCGGCAAAGAAAAGATTAATTACCGATGGATATTGAAAGAGGTACATCTAGGTATAGCTTGAAAAGAAAAGTCTAAAACAATTTAGTTAGTGCGACAAGAGATCCATGAACCAAAGCCGCTTGACTCGGCTGCATTGTTGGTAGCTATCCGAAACTAAAATACTATGCACTAAAAGTGCATAGTATTTTAGTTGATTTTTTCATAGGGGTGCTGAGTTATATAGGCAACCTTTTGCCCCAAACCGGCTTGTTCTGCCATTTATATATAAACTTTGGGCTTCAGTTCTTCTTCATTTGGCCTAACATCCTACATTCGCGCCTGTTTAGAATCATACTAAATAAGTCAAATGAACTCATTCAAACAGGCAAAACGTATATTTCTGTTCTTCTGCTCACTTCAAATGGCGTTGCCTTTGTTTTCGCAGGAACAAGAAACATCGAGAATTTTGGTTCATACGCTCAGCTACATCAGCCATGATTACCAGTTTGCCGTTCAAGACGGTCAGGTGATTAACGAAATAGAATATGGCGAAGCCAAAGAGTTTGGCGCAGCAGCAGTGAAATATTTTCATGAGGGCGCTCCTTTTTGGAAAGGGGCGGACACGCTGGTTATTGGGGCTTTGATTTATAGGCTCGACAGCCTGATTGGAAAAAAGGCAGCTTTTGAAGTAGTCTCTCCTATCGCCGTTGAAGCCCGGGGCTTGGTTTTGGCCGCTTCCGGTTTAAAGATTAGCCCTGCCAAATATCCCAGTTTAGAAAATGGAAAAACCATTTACAAAGCCAACTGTGCCAGTTGTCACGGTGCTGAAGGGCACGGCGATGGAAAGGACGGGGCGCAGTTTAATCCTAAACCCAGTGATTTTTTTAATGAAGAAAGAATGAAGGTGCTGTCTCCCTTTTTCGCCTTCAATACTATCCGTTTGGGCATTCCGGGAACCGGCATGGGCGCTCACGAGAAACTGAATGACAATGAGGTATGGGATGTAGCTTTTTATGTTCTCTCCCTTCGGTATGAAAAATATAAGGGCGCTTCTTTCCTGCAATCAGAACCAGTGAAGGCCTTATTGGATACTACCTCTTTGGAGAAAATAGCCACAACTATTGATGAGGAATTTAGAAAACGTTTTGAAACTGACAAAAGCGAAGAAGCCGAAAAAATGTTGGCGGCTATTCGTTTGCATCAGCCCGAAACCACGCAAAGTAGTTTTATAAATATTACTCTGCAATATCTGGATGAGGCGATGGCTTTATACGAGCAGGGAAAACCTAAGGAGGCGGCACAGCGCTCGGTGTTGGCCTATTTGGAAGGTATAGAGCCGATAGAAATACATTTAAAATCGAGCGACCCCGCTTTGGCTTCGTTGCTGGAAAAACAAATGCAGCAGGTCCGAAAGTCCTTTCAGCAAGAGCGGCCCAAAGCAGAAGTGACCGCCACTTTAGAGGCCGCAAAGAAGAGCATCTTGACCGCCGCAGAAATTTTAAAGAAAAAGGAATATTCTTTTGAGATCGCTTTTTTTATGGCGATGGGTATTTTGCTTCGCGAAGGGTTAGAGGCTTTTCTTGTTATCATGGTCATTCTTTCCATCATCAAAGCCGCAAAAATAAAGTATGCCTCGGTTTGGGTTCATGGAGGATGGATAGCGGCAGTTTTGGTTGGGGTGTTGTTGTGGATGGGCGGTGGCGCTCTGCTGCAATATCAAATGAAAAACATAGAGCTGTTGGAAGGAAGTATTTCGCTTTTGGCAGTAGGGATGTTGCTCTATATCGGCTTTTGGCTACACGGAAAAAGCGAGATGGATAAGTGGCGAGACTATGTGAACCGGATGGTGCAAAGCGCGCTAAAGCGTGGAAGTTTATGGGGACTAGCCGGTCTTTCTTTCTTCGTCGTTTTTCGCGAAGTGTTTGAGTCGGTGTTGTTTCTCTCTGCACTGAATATAGAGTCGGGGGCGCTCAAAGTCAGGCTATTGCTATGGGGGTTTGGGTTGCTTTTATAACCGTAATTGTGTTGGCTTTTTTTGTTTTGAGATTCTCCACTCGGTTGCCTATTCCTAAGCTTTTCAAAATCTCATCTATGGTGATGGGTATTTTAGCTGTTGTTTTGGCTGGAAAGGGAATTCATTCTTTTCAGGAATTAGGTATGGTACCCATACACGGTTTGCCTATCATGCGTTGGGAAATAGCCGGTATATTCCCTACAACAGAAACCTGCGGAGCGCAGTTGGTAGTTATTTTTATTCTAATACTGATCTGGAAAACTACTTCTGCAAAGAAGAAATAGAAGAAGGAATTATTTGGCCAATTCCTTTTCAATAGCCTTAACCACATCTTCATCGGTCACCGATTTCTTGGGTGCGAAAGAAGCAACTACCTTACCATTTTTACTACGAGAAATTTCTGAAAGTTCCAGGTAACTTTGGCATCGAATACCCCGTTTTTTGATTTTTGGGTGAGATAAGAATAGAGGGGCGCTATGTCCTCTCCTTTCACAGATATTTTGGAAAACATAGGGAAAGTGACTGCGTATTTAGTAGAACAAAATTCTTTGATCGCCTTATTGTCTTTGGGTTCTTGTCCCATAAAATTATTGGCCGGAAAGCCCATCACAACCAAACCTTTATCCTTATACTTTTGATACAAGGCCTGTATGTCTGCATACTGGGGTGTATTTCCGCAATAACTCGCCACATTAACCATTAAAATCACCTTCCCTTTAAATTGATTGAGTGATACTTCTGTCCCGTCAATATCTTTCATTTTGAAATCATAGACGGTACTCTGGGCATCCGATGGATTGGATAAAGAGAACATAATAAGTAAGGTAGCTATCATTTTCATAGTGAGCCGTTTAGACGCACCAGCAAAGGTGCAAAAATATATTTGGGACAACCTTATTTTATGAATCGGTAACAAATGATACCCGCCCCCAAGCCTGAACAGGATATATAAAAGGCCTTTTGTCGTCCTTCAATATTATATAACTTCGAGCCCTATTATACCATTACAAACAAAAAAAATGACGAACAAAGTGAAACAGTTTCTAGGTGCCATAGCACTGATAATTGCCGGATTGGTTACTCAAGCTCAAGCGCCGCAATTGATGAATTATCAAGCTATAGTGCGCGATGCATCAGGATTGGCTCTGGCAGGTAACACAACCGTTTCGCTCCGGTTCCAGATTCATTCCGATTCGGCCACCGGGCCAACAGTTTTTCAGGAGAACGGTTCTTCGATGACCAATCAACATGGGTTGATTACGTATTCTATCGGATCTAATGGAAATCTGGCTATCGTAAATTGGAGCAACGGAAGCAAGTATCTTCAGGTTTGGGCGGATCCCAATGGAGGCAGTAATTATACGGATATGGGAACCACTCAATTATTAAGCGTGCCTTATGCCTTATTTGCGGCGAATAGTTTAAGCGGTCCGGTGGGCCCAACAGGCGTTCCGGGACCTACGGGGGCTGTAGGCCCAACCGGCCCAACAGGAATTGGCATGACCGGTAGCACCGGACCAACCGGACCTGCTGGTACAGGTGGAGGCGGTAGCGGTATATTGACGTATGCTACCGGAACAACAGATGCTTCGCTGAGCAATACCATGATCTGGGCCAACTTTATGAGTACCACTTTTACCCCTACGGCAGGTACAGTACTGCTTACCTTTTCGGCTGCTGGAGATGTTGTAATCAGTGCTTTTCCTCAGCAATTTGTAGCATTTCGCTGCTTGATAAATGGTGTGGTGGTAGGTGGAACACAGACCATTGCTACCGACTTGGATTCAGATTCTATGGGAAACCTAAAGGTTGCTTCCGCATGGAACGTTATTCTTAATTTGCCGCTGTCAGTAAATCCAAATGTACCTAATACCGTTTCTATTGAATGGTACACTGAAGGCTTCTTAGCCAGCATTGTACTTAATAATTGTGCTTCTCAAAAAGATTTCAGCCATCGAACCCTCGTGATCACTCAGTTATAGGCGCAACTCAGTTACTTGGAAATGGGCTAACTTCTTCGGAAGTTCAGCCCATTTTTGTTTTTAAATAGCTACATTCGTTATACAAAATGTTGAATTATGAAAAGACTACTACTCTCCTTCTCACTCGTGTTGTTTATTGCTTGTTCCATAAAGGGTCAAGCACCTCAAAAACTAAATTATCAAGCGGTAATTAGAGACGCAGCAGGAGTTGCACTCCCCAATAATACGTTGGTATCGCTTCGATTTCAAATTCGGAACGACTCGGCAAGTGGCCCGGTAATATTTCAGGAAAATGCTTCAGCCACAACCAATCCGTTTGGACTCATCTCTTATGCCATTGGCAGCAACGGAAATCTGGCAACCGTGAACTGGGGAAACGGTGATAAGTTTTTGCAGGTTTGGGTAGATCCTGATGGAGAAAGCAATTATAAAGATATGGGCACTTCTCAATTACTCAGCGTTCCCTTTGCTCTTTTTGCGGCCAATAGTTTAAGTGGTCCTGTAGGCCCCACAGGAGCGCCGGGGGTAGCTGGCTCCATTGGCCCAACAGGTGAAATCGGTCCTACAGGGTTCGGTGCCACTGGTCCTATTGGAAACAATGGCCCTACCGGACCCAGCGGGCTACAGGGAATAACCGGCGCAACTGGCCTTCCGGGACCGACTGGCGTGAATGGAAATGCCGGAGCTATTGGAGCAACTGGAACTGTAGGGCCTACTGGTGCACAGGGGGCAACAGGTTCAAACGGAGTACCAGGCGTTATGGGAGCAACAGGATCCACTGGTCTTCAAGGTT from Bacteroidota bacterium carries:
- a CDS encoding FTR1 family protein; the encoded protein is MNSFKQAKRIFLFFCSLQMALPLFSQEQETSRILVHTLSYISHDYQFAVQDGQVINEIEYGEAKEFGAAAVKYFHEGAPFWKGADTLVIGALIYRLDSLIGKKAAFEVVSPIAVEARGLVLAASGLKISPAKYPSLENGKTIYKANCASCHGAEGHGDGKDGAQFNPKPSDFFNEERMKVLSPFFAFNTIRLGIPGTGMGAHEKLNDNEVWDVAFYVLSLRYEKYKGASFLQSEPVKALLDTTSLEKIATTIDEEFRKRFETDKSEEAEKMLAAIRLHQPETTQSSFINITLQYLDEAMALYEQGKPKEAAQRSVLAYLEGIEPIEIHLKSSDPALASLLEKQMQQVRKSFQQERPKAEVTATLEAAKKSILTAAEILKKKEYSFEIAFFMAMGILLREGLEAFLVIMVILSIIKAAKIKYASVWVHGGWIAAVLVGVLLWMGGGALLQYQMKNIELLEGSISLLAVGMLLYIGFWLHGKSEMDKWRDYVNRMVQSALKRGSLWGLAGLSFFVVFREVFESVLFLSALNIESGALKVRLLLWGFGLLL
- a CDS encoding PDZ domain-containing protein; translation: MKKQILLLAALFIAAFSQAQEAKMMRFPTIHDNLVVFTYAGDLYSVDKSGGIARKLTSNIGYNVFSKFSPDGKNVAFTGQYDGNTEVCLIPAEGGVPKRLTYTATLGRDDVSDRMGPNNIVMAWRDNEHIVYRSRKQSFNDFTGQLFVANVNGGLSEELPLPAGGFCSYSPDKKKLAYNRIFREFRTWKYYKGGMADDIWIYDFDTKKVENITNNPAQDIQPMWFEGKIYFLSDRDRTMNLFCYDLASKQVKKVTNYTDFDIKFPSLGNQAIVFEKGGQLFVMDLPSEKVSPIPVQIKSDEIYSRSELVDASKNIESASLGSDGNRMVFVARGEVFTVPAEKGLTRNLSRSSGSHERNAIWSPNGKHVAYISDQSGEDEIYIQVPDGQSQPVRLTNNGDVYKYAISWSPDSKKIMWADKKMRLQYVEVATKKITEIDHSGVWEFNDYDWSPDSRWVVYSRPERDSKGIIYIYNLGDGKKIPVTDGWYDSGNGTFSADGKYLYLVSNRDFNPTFSNTDFEIAYLNMSKVYLIPLSKETANPFAPVNDEVAVGKDTADTKDSSKTANKGKGEKSDSLKLVKVDADNIISRLLALNVDAASYYGVTALEGKVYYMKSVQGQGKANLCLFDLKDKKETVLGEANGFEISANRKKILIKKANSYYVMDVPSAKFELKDAVNLSEMKTTVNKREEWSQIFNESWRQMRDFFYDPNMHGVNWKAMHDKYAALLPYVNHRADLGYLIGEMLGELNVGHAYVNGGDMPKAERIKVGLLGASLSRSSNGYFRIDKILEGANYDASTRSPLTEVGVNIKTGDYIISINGISVTTTNDIYSLLINTADKQVEMMVNSKASPDGARKVIVIPTGDEKNLYYYNWVQHNIRFVDSVSGGKIGYLHIPNMGVDGLNEFMKHFYPQIRREALIIDDRGNGGGFVSPLIADRLAKQLVYFNMTRNTTEGSPNPEMHLGPKVCLVNEYSASDGDIFPYRFKTYKLGKVIGKRTWGGIVGIRGSLPFVDGASMTKPEFTSYKENEFVIEGYGVDPDIIVDNDPAHEYAGTDDQLNRAIDELLKELKSNPPKIPAIPPFPNKSH
- a CDS encoding collagen-like protein, with amino-acid sequence MTNKVKQFLGAIALIIAGLVTQAQAPQLMNYQAIVRDASGLALAGNTTVSLRFQIHSDSATGPTVFQENGSSMTNQHGLITYSIGSNGNLAIVNWSNGSKYLQVWADPNGGSNYTDMGTTQLLSVPYALFAANSLSGPVGPTGVPGPTGAVGPTGPTGIGMTGSTGPTGPAGTGGGGSGILTYATGTTDASLSNTMIWANFMSTTFTPTAGTVLLTFSAAGDVVISAFPQQFVAFRCLINGVVVGGTQTIATDLDSDSMGNLKVASAWNVILNLPLSVNPNVPNTVSIEWYTEGFLASIVLNNCASQKDFSHRTLVITQL
- a CDS encoding T9SS type A sorting domain-containing protein; translated protein: MKKTYSSLLMLLSLLVCGSLSAQYCGSSSSAECTPAGTMTQSGFMHPDSLACVVQGQAYDESIQFKMYDLFDVVGSQAQVDSIEFLKLDSLPCGLCWSTNKSNNRFSANEFGCIRIKGTSNDAAGQYKFNINLKAWINNTPTGIPVAANMVDDAGIKLFIRVKTPAGACNPVDTSSSAHNLSTNPTNCATGVNNLSETISSITLVPNPVNSKSVLSFTSLKGGNYTLRITDLTGKIMSQRAIETNAGSHQETILRNGLPAGIYFLSLSDGTSSVTKRFAVAE
- a CDS encoding GntR family transcriptional regulator, with protein sequence MLHFGKYQVLQISRKTDNGFYLAETAGEGLLEEVLLPNKFITPDMKEGKELKVFVYKDSEDRPVATTQTPLAIAGEAAYLLVKEVNNVGAFLDWGLDKDLFLPFREQAEEVEQGRHYLVYVYFDFASKRVAATTNMNKFIKNREVDLLPNQEVDLLITYENEIGIRVIVNQMHWGILFKNEIFHPIVKGTHIKGFVKKIREDGKIDVALQKQGIVAAKEVKDILLQKLQEQKGILSLSDNSTPEEIHRQLGMSKKVYKKAVGMLYKEGRIELGDDFIKLKK
- a CDS encoding T9SS type A sorting domain-containing protein yields the protein MKKIIFTLLSVGLFFANADAQYCGNSGASVCDSVVLTLPGFSPSRDSLPPLVNGLDSPTILYFKNYDKVANGAITVSSLRIDTIDNLPSGVCWSSNLSNNTFANQQNGCIKLSGIACAPPGQYKLRIIITLNGALTVDAESQGLKYFLRVKNDGDADIAVDTLQGAFFAYGGGPTGCNTAINEPTSSITTLRVTPNPMNTKTQVNFFSVKSGVMTERMTNMLGSEVYRKQIDVKTGNNVSQINRNDLSPGIYFYSIGDGKTNITKRIVISE
- a CDS encoding collagen-like protein; its protein translation is MKRLLLSFSLVLFIACSIKGQAPQKLNYQAVIRDAAGVALPNNTLVSLRFQIRNDSASGPVIFQENASATTNPFGLISYAIGSNGNLATVNWGNGDKFLQVWVDPDGESNYKDMGTSQLLSVPFALFAANSLSGPVGPTGAPGVAGSIGPTGEIGPTGFGATGPIGNNGPTGPSGLQGITGATGLPGPTGVNGNAGAIGATGTVGPTGAQGATGSNGVPGVMGATGSTGLQGSTGANGNTGATGLTGPQGNVGPTGAIGETGPTGLGITGPTGVGVTGATGPTGSGGGVNFSSVSLMAPYTISTTTFSDVTGMSLSFVANNSTALVMFTSSGYGNTQSVSYVTFRIFNSTTSTSLGATMERVCSYSDDGVFSGGYTTTWSAAFSKLMTGLTPGASYSIKVQANRNGLVGILDAVVDPSVDGNHMTLSVIQ